A part of Carettochelys insculpta isolate YL-2023 chromosome 1, ASM3395843v1, whole genome shotgun sequence genomic DNA contains:
- the LOC142007547 gene encoding olfactory receptor 52P1-like: MADSNWTSPSPSTFILVGIPGLEKAHLWISIPFCSVYILSLLGNSLLLAVIKVEPTLHEPMYLFLAMLAFTDLVVSTTAVPKTLCIFWFRDGATHIDMCLAQIFLIHCLTTMESGFMLAMAFDRYVAICNPLQHSAILTNRVITMIGLGIVMRGAVLLGPHPILLRQLPYCTTNVISHTYCEFMALVKLACVDTTVLRAYGLVVAFLTGGLDFIFIVLSYILILRAVFNLPSKEARLKSLGTCSSHVCIMLVSYTPAFFSFFSHRFGHMDPHIHILVANVYLLVPPMMNPIIYGVRTPGIRQSVVHILGLKPV; this comes from the coding sequence ATGGCGGATTCTAACTGGACCTCCCCCAGCCCATCCACATTCATCCTGGTCggcatcccagggctggaaaaAGCGCACCTCTGGATTTCCATTCCGTTCTGCTCTGTCTACATCCTGTCACTCCTGGGGAACAGCCTTCTCCTGGCTGTCATCAAGGTGGAACCAaccctccatgagcccatgtacctttTCCTTGCCATGCTGGCATTCACTGACCTCGTCGTCTCCACCACGGCTGTACCCAAAACCCTCTGCATTTTCTGGTTCAGGGATGGGGCCACTCATATTGACATGTGTCTGGCTCAGATTTTTTTGATTCACTGCCTGACTACAATGGAGTCCGGGTTCATGTTGGCCATGGCCTTTGATCGTTACGTCGCCATCTGTAACCCGCTGCAACACTCGGCCATCCTGACCAATCGGGTCATAACCATGATAGGGCTGGGCATTGTGATGAGAGGGGCCGTGTTACTGGGCCCACACCCAATCCTACTGCGTCAGCTTCCATACTGCACAACTAATGTCATTTCTCACACCTATTGTGAGTTCATGGCACTGGTAAAATTGGCTTGTGTGGATACAACTGTCCTGAGAGCTTATGGTCTAGTTGTTGCATTTCTCACTGGGGGGTTAGATTTTATCTTCATTGTCCTGTCCTACATCCTGATCCTCCGGGCTGTCTTCAACCTCCCTTCCAAGGAGGCACGGCTCAAATCACTGGgtacctgcagctcccatgtCTGCATCATGCTAGTGTCATACACGCCTgccttcttctccttcttctcccACCGCTTTGGCCACATGGATccacacatccacatccttgtcGCCAATGTGTACCTGCTTGTCCCTCCCATGATgaaccccatcatctatggggtgagAACCCCTGGGATACGTCAGAGTGTGGTCCACATCTTGGGCCTCAAACCAGTGTAA